Proteins found in one Butyrivibrio proteoclasticus B316 genomic segment:
- a CDS encoding zeta toxin family protein — MCDKKPMILVLAGPNGSGKSTITHYFDIIGEYTNADDVVASTGMTNVEAVRFVDGKRYEAIKNKKDFTFETVLSSSYKLDILKKAKEEGYFIKCIFVLTIDPDINVARVKSRVLQGGHDVDEDKIKSRYSKSLDNIKELLKICDIMHVYDNTFEPVRIIRKHKEDISVFPNDLWNNEQIVSLMN; from the coding sequence ATGTGCGATAAAAAACCGATGATACTTGTACTTGCCGGTCCCAATGGTTCTGGTAAAAGCACAATCACCCACTATTTCGATATCATTGGTGAATATACCAATGCCGATGATGTCGTTGCTTCTACGGGGATGACAAACGTCGAAGCTGTCAGGTTTGTTGACGGGAAGAGATACGAGGCAATCAAAAACAAAAAGGACTTTACGTTTGAAACAGTTTTATCTTCAAGCTATAAGTTGGACATACTTAAGAAAGCAAAAGAAGAAGGCTATTTTATTAAGTGCATTTTTGTTTTGACCATTGATCCGGATATAAATGTAGCCAGGGTAAAATCAAGAGTATTGCAGGGCGGACATGATGTTGATGAAGACAAGATAAAATCAAGATATTCAAAATCGTTGGACAATATCAAAGAGCTTTTAAAAATCTGTGATATTATGCATGTTTACGACAATACTTTTGAACCTGTGAGAATAATCCGCAAGCATAAGGAAGATATATCTGTTTTCCCAAATGATTTGTGGAATAATGAACAGATAGTATCCCTTATGAACTAA
- a CDS encoding DUF4160 domain-containing protein, which produces MPRFRRILQQLIYYWSDEGKPLEPLHFHVALSPGPDKTKVWILSDGTMQVAYRTSDISEQRLNRILKIMAQYIDEYTQEWEYFFGEKATYYK; this is translated from the coding sequence TTGCCGAGGTTTAGGAGGATCCTTCAACAGCTGATTTACTATTGGAGTGATGAAGGAAAACCATTGGAGCCATTGCATTTTCATGTAGCATTAAGTCCCGGGCCTGATAAGACTAAGGTATGGATTTTATCAGATGGGACGATGCAAGTTGCTTATCGTACTTCTGATATTTCTGAACAGAGACTGAACAGAATCCTAAAGATTATGGCTCAGTATATCGATGAGTATACTCAAGAATGGGAGTACTTCTTTGGAGAAAAAGCAACGTATTACAAATAA
- a CDS encoding DUF1351 domain-containing protein, which translates to MNELMIKEQVIAPVISINFDELEAQAKEIAKTYTSIAITEESYKTAKADAKMLAGFVNDIEKKRRALKSQAEAPIKEFDQRCKAIEQILTDAKLEIEGVTVKYDDKKKEERDKKCRSHAEKEIKKAGLRPEFAERIVEPSTMKNLTTTQKVINADYDAQIAALKLLQDNTDMLDAILKSTVDAENLKIKQQLKCEDFAKYVDELLSSGMDPKDMAGKLGTRIHERAAEIAEAEEKIRQEAIDEEKKRQAQAMEAAAAKEASEMASAINETENNTVEARNQDNVAQMPISNPTVSNPFQTNPFASQNEPRYEGVISLSGAGSELKFVLSTLKALCKEHNVNYEVTSTSQVA; encoded by the coding sequence ATGAATGAACTTATGATCAAAGAGCAGGTGATAGCCCCTGTTATCAGCATCAATTTTGATGAGCTTGAGGCACAGGCGAAGGAGATTGCAAAGACTTACACATCAATTGCTATCACTGAGGAATCATACAAGACTGCTAAGGCAGATGCGAAGATGCTTGCAGGATTTGTAAACGACATTGAGAAGAAAAGAAGGGCACTCAAATCACAGGCTGAGGCCCCTATCAAAGAGTTCGATCAGAGATGTAAGGCCATTGAGCAGATCCTTACAGATGCAAAGCTCGAGATTGAGGGCGTTACCGTGAAGTATGATGACAAAAAGAAGGAAGAAAGGGATAAGAAATGCAGATCTCACGCTGAAAAAGAGATCAAAAAAGCAGGACTTAGACCTGAGTTTGCAGAGAGAATAGTTGAGCCTTCGACAATGAAGAATCTTACTACCACTCAAAAGGTCATCAATGCAGACTACGATGCCCAGATCGCAGCGCTTAAGCTTTTACAGGACAACACGGATATGCTTGATGCTATTCTTAAGTCTACTGTTGATGCCGAGAATCTCAAGATCAAGCAGCAGCTTAAGTGTGAGGATTTTGCAAAGTATGTGGACGAGCTTTTATCTTCAGGTATGGATCCAAAAGATATGGCTGGAAAGCTTGGAACCCGTATCCATGAGCGCGCAGCAGAGATAGCGGAAGCTGAGGAAAAGATCAGACAGGAAGCTATCGATGAAGAGAAAAAGCGTCAGGCACAGGCTATGGAAGCAGCAGCCGCTAAAGAGGCTTCAGAAATGGCAAGTGCCATAAATGAGACTGAGAATAATACAGTGGAAGCCAGAAATCAGGACAATGTGGCGCAGATGCCTATTTCTAATCCTACTGTATCCAATCCTTTCCAGACAAACCCGTTTGCTTCTCAGAATGAGCCCAGATATGAAGGAGTGATTTCACTTTCTGGTGCAGGTTCTGAGCTTAAATTTGTTCTTAGTACTCTCAAGGCATTATGTAAGGAACATAATGTTAACTACGAGGTAACAAGCACATCTCAGGTAGCGTAA
- a CDS encoding GGDEF domain-containing protein: MEINYTKLSKAYLHIVRWYCALGIGFSILAFCDALITKLLCVPEIFRYSNLLLPGICVILLILCMIRTTTKEPGAGAKEFEKLFNAFIFVWALPIMFLWNFPGIQLLAVAGLFIAVLLDDKRSLLFFLLTGALCANGVLAFLTASLIPFATDIIAVMVMIFSYGLLRNIARYQNKLKLSGKEAKERSNFYKQELHFDNLTGVYSRGWLMSNGSEKMKHIAGVRRLAVAMIDIDHFKSVNDTYGHDGGDEVLKRLGKILKTVQSANTIVGRYGGEEFTLIFDNQENEKEILEGLLSEFRKQSFDFTDEHFTFSGGLYIVNSPMTLDEALKKADENLYYSKEHGRNQITESC; this comes from the coding sequence ATGGAAATAAACTATACAAAACTTAGTAAAGCTTATTTGCATATCGTCAGATGGTACTGCGCTTTAGGAATAGGATTCAGTATCCTTGCTTTTTGCGATGCCCTTATCACAAAACTGTTATGTGTTCCGGAGATATTCAGATATTCAAACCTGCTGCTTCCGGGGATATGTGTTATCCTGCTCATTTTATGCATGATACGTACAACAACAAAAGAACCGGGAGCGGGTGCGAAGGAATTTGAAAAACTCTTTAATGCGTTTATATTTGTATGGGCTCTCCCAATCATGTTTTTGTGGAACTTTCCGGGCATTCAACTTCTTGCAGTTGCAGGCCTCTTTATAGCAGTTCTTCTTGATGATAAGAGAAGTCTTTTGTTCTTCCTCTTAACAGGCGCCCTTTGTGCAAATGGAGTATTAGCATTTCTGACAGCTTCTCTTATTCCATTTGCTACAGATATCATAGCAGTGATGGTAATGATTTTCTCTTATGGACTTTTAAGAAATATTGCAAGATATCAGAATAAATTAAAGCTAAGCGGTAAGGAAGCGAAGGAAAGGAGTAATTTTTATAAGCAGGAGCTTCATTTTGACAACCTGACCGGCGTTTACAGCAGAGGATGGCTTATGTCAAACGGAAGTGAAAAAATGAAACACATTGCTGGTGTGAGGCGACTTGCTGTTGCCATGATAGATATCGATCATTTTAAGAGCGTTAATGATACTTATGGTCATGACGGTGGTGATGAAGTATTAAAACGTCTTGGAAAGATACTTAAAACGGTGCAGTCTGCAAATACAATAGTCGGGAGATATGGCGGCGAGGAATTTACGCTGATATTTGATAATCAGGAAAATGAGAAGGAAATATTGGAAGGGCTCCTTTCCGAGTTTAGAAAACAGAGCTTTGATTTTACGGATGAACATTTTACATTCAGTGGAGGCCTTTATATAGTAAACAGCCCCATGACACTTGATGAAGCTCTGAAAAAAGCTGATGAAAACCTTTATTATTCAAAAGAACACGGAAGAAACCAGATAACGGAAAGCTGTTAA
- a CDS encoding ATP-dependent helicase, with translation MSVNLNELNEDQKKAATCIEGPVIILAGAGSGKTRTITYRIAYMIDAGIDTRNILAITFTNKAAKEMKERALALLDDKVLPPTLTTFHSFGLTIMRKSGILLGYRKNIQVCDAEDSVKRIKKIVKNKGFEKELVSQFADMISRAKDKLLEPSDIEVYEQGSVYDQFKQVYYAYQAGLKNDNMVDFDDLIMKPVQLFRSNPAALNWYQDHYRYLMVDEYQDTSHSQFELVRLLADKYKNICVVGDDYQSIYGFRGADISNILNFKNHYPSAYTVTIGQNYRSTHVIVNAAAAVIENNPDQLKKKLCSMQDNGIPIPVHAADDDRDEANFVANKIMKALDKGRQPKEFAVLYRKNAFSRSIEDALMHLHIPYRIFGGLSFYQRSEIKDMVAYLKLLDVEGSGDRIALERVINVPKRGIGQAKIKMLDEIAEKADDNSFNVAMTAPEFDKVKGFISFREAIKTLQESAKELPLDELILKISEVTDYPTYLMQGKSKSDDEDEVKKRMLNISELANKANEYIKEHEDMSKEELLSTFLADIALLTDQDMAKDDNVVSLMTMHRSKGLEFEYVFIIGCEEGCFPDDPPYMGNTLDVQEDRRLCYVGMTRAKKVLFMTYSKQRYLYGQIKINDPSRYLDEIPDEYKKEV, from the coding sequence ATGTCAGTAAATCTTAATGAGCTTAACGAAGACCAGAAAAAGGCAGCAACATGCATTGAAGGCCCTGTCATCATTCTGGCGGGAGCGGGGTCTGGCAAGACAAGAACAATCACATACAGAATTGCATATATGATAGACGCCGGTATTGACACGAGAAATATCCTCGCTATCACTTTCACTAATAAAGCAGCCAAAGAGATGAAGGAAAGAGCACTGGCCCTTCTTGATGATAAAGTCCTTCCGCCTACGCTTACAACATTCCATTCGTTTGGACTGACAATAATGCGAAAAAGCGGGATACTGCTCGGATACCGTAAAAACATCCAGGTATGCGATGCAGAGGATTCTGTAAAGAGAATAAAGAAGATAGTGAAAAATAAGGGCTTTGAGAAAGAGCTGGTATCGCAGTTTGCAGATATGATAAGCAGAGCTAAGGATAAACTTCTTGAACCTTCAGATATAGAAGTATACGAGCAGGGCTCTGTGTACGACCAGTTTAAGCAGGTGTACTATGCTTATCAGGCGGGGCTTAAGAATGACAACATGGTAGATTTTGATGACCTTATCATGAAACCGGTACAGCTGTTTAGAAGTAATCCTGCAGCCCTTAACTGGTATCAGGATCATTACAGATACCTGATGGTTGACGAGTATCAGGATACCAGTCATTCCCAGTTTGAACTGGTGCGACTCCTTGCGGATAAGTATAAGAATATCTGTGTTGTAGGAGATGATTATCAGTCTATTTATGGTTTCAGAGGAGCGGATATATCAAATATCTTAAACTTTAAAAATCATTATCCATCAGCTTATACAGTAACAATTGGCCAGAACTACAGATCAACCCACGTTATTGTTAACGCGGCAGCAGCTGTTATAGAAAATAATCCGGATCAGCTTAAAAAGAAACTCTGTTCCATGCAGGATAATGGTATTCCAATTCCTGTACATGCTGCAGATGATGACAGAGACGAAGCAAATTTTGTAGCAAACAAAATAATGAAGGCACTCGATAAAGGAAGACAGCCAAAAGAGTTCGCAGTTCTATATAGAAAGAATGCTTTTTCGCGCTCGATAGAAGATGCCCTTATGCATCTGCATATCCCGTATAGGATATTTGGCGGACTTTCCTTTTATCAGAGATCTGAGATAAAGGATATGGTCGCATATTTAAAGCTCCTTGATGTAGAAGGCTCTGGCGACAGGATTGCTCTTGAAAGAGTCATAAATGTACCCAAAAGAGGTATTGGCCAGGCTAAGATAAAAATGCTTGATGAGATTGCAGAAAAAGCCGATGACAACAGCTTTAATGTGGCGATGACTGCGCCTGAGTTTGATAAAGTAAAAGGTTTTATCTCTTTTAGGGAGGCTATAAAAACGCTCCAGGAAAGCGCTAAAGAACTCCCTTTAGATGAGCTCATCTTAAAGATCAGCGAAGTAACAGATTATCCAACCTATCTTATGCAGGGAAAGAGTAAATCTGATGATGAAGATGAAGTTAAAAAGCGCATGCTAAATATAAGCGAACTTGCAAATAAAGCTAACGAATATATAAAAGAGCATGAGGATATGTCAAAAGAAGAATTATTGTCTACATTTCTTGCAGATATAGCGCTTTTAACTGACCAGGATATGGCAAAGGATGATAACGTGGTGTCTCTCATGACCATGCACAGGTCCAAAGGTCTTGAGTTTGAGTATGTATTTATCATTGGATGTGAGGAAGGGTGCTTCCCTGATGATCCACCATATATGGGCAATACTCTTGATGTACAGGAAGACAGACGCCTTTGCTATGTTGGAATGACAAGAGCGAAGAAAGTGCTGTTTATGACATACTCAAAGCAAAGATACCTCTATGGCCAGATAAAGATAAATGATCCTTCAAGATATCTTGATGAGATCCCAGATGAATATAAGAAAGAAGTTTAA
- a CDS encoding ribbon-helix-helix domain-containing protein, translated as MSKRKIKESENLSCRLDKAIMDQLNELSNKSGLTKTKAVERAIAMYYAQFIQTGKV; from the coding sequence ATGAGTAAAAGAAAAATTAAAGAATCAGAGAATTTATCCTGCAGGTTAGATAAAGCTATTATGGACCAACTAAACGAACTTAGTAATAAAAGTGGGCTTACAAAAACCAAAGCCGTGGAACGTGCAATTGCTATGTACTATGCGCAATTTATACAGACAGGCAAGGTGTAA
- a CDS encoding immunity protein YezG family protein encodes MKNKIYQKIFEKISIYLPKEWLKIVFFAGYTEGSYSIKFFVKNNKHDYVDCFALPGISKTELIKLFMDIDKILSADRKDQGWSIFTMIIDNTGKIEVEFEYDEHSEDLITYEENWREKYLKQIRNKLVKIIYLNTWKTEIAVYKDVNEEHVVTYYLMPTDNTKPELLQTLGFQKNESKKWILQLDSPDNYNLTWDDVIDVEEINGILAIICEKDGLLSVNPAFGGSGMTLDSYYMALGTYGDFGDYVQIICPCGESWYFNQRKIPYGAKYEVPCDKCGTLIMRKKV; translated from the coding sequence ATGAAAAATAAAATATATCAAAAAATTTTTGAAAAAATTTCAATTTATTTACCAAAGGAATGGTTAAAAATAGTTTTCTTTGCCGGATATACCGAGGGAAGTTATAGCATAAAGTTTTTTGTTAAAAACAATAAACATGATTATGTGGACTGTTTTGCTCTTCCAGGGATATCAAAAACAGAATTAATAAAATTGTTTATGGATATCGACAAGATATTATCTGCTGATCGAAAAGATCAGGGGTGGTCTATCTTTACAATGATTATTGATAATACCGGAAAGATAGAAGTAGAATTTGAATATGATGAACACTCAGAGGATTTAATAACATACGAAGAAAACTGGCGAGAAAAATATTTAAAACAAATAAGAAACAAATTAGTAAAAATTATTTATTTAAACACATGGAAAACTGAAATAGCTGTTTATAAGGATGTAAATGAAGAACATGTAGTGACATACTATCTTATGCCTACAGATAATACAAAGCCTGAATTACTTCAAACGCTTGGATTCCAAAAAAATGAATCTAAAAAATGGATATTACAGCTTGATTCACCGGACAATTACAACCTTACGTGGGATGATGTTATTGATGTTGAAGAAATAAACGGCATTCTTGCTATTATTTGCGAAAAAGATGGGTTATTAAGTGTTAATCCGGCATTTGGTGGTTCTGGAATGACTCTTGATAGTTATTACATGGCTCTTGGTACATACGGAGATTTTGGAGATTACGTACAAATAATATGTCCATGCGGAGAGTCCTGGTACTTTAACCAGCGTAAGATCCCTTATGGTGCAAAATACGAAGTCCCCTGCGATAAATGTGGAACCTTGATAATGAGAAAAAAGGTATAA
- a CDS encoding Imm74 family immunity protein codes for MQNKNKDVRITGTSSYVNIEIDGRRIQISGEMMADGFLAYKGDIKKWDYPEENPVTKEEKQMIIDAVTEKAADSDFTIIFQ; via the coding sequence ATGCAGAATAAAAACAAAGATGTCAGGATAACCGGCACCAGTTCATATGTAAATATTGAGATTGATGGTAGGCGTATTCAAATCTCTGGCGAAATGATGGCAGATGGCTTCCTTGCGTATAAAGGTGACATCAAAAAGTGGGATTATCCTGAAGAAAACCCTGTTACAAAAGAAGAAAAACAGATGATTATTGATGCCGTTACAGAAAAGGCGGCTGATTCTGATTTTACTATTATTTTTCAATAA
- a CDS encoding IS4 family transposase: protein MGVDNTKPDIRELLNIVISDVSGRITEYCEHPGRDFTRTRKLPADILMHLMLNMAGNSLNKEIYDHFPDKKQRMSASAYEQQREKLKPDAFKAMLSVLNNSFTDAKTMNGLRVYGIDGSDFCTPLNKDSKWYIPNHYIRKDGQEAKGTCLLHGNFLYDLLNKQYMDVNETRDEREGAVGLIDGISDTGHSLVIMDRGYSGFNMIEHCNRYGGYYVIRHPLTNTIKEISELPDESCDKYIEVKVSTNSQQWCDIYGYRKLGVRKNKKISKLYSDNTKATQWDFEVKCIVKFRVVKFKINDPDTGKQVWEVLVTNLPRDKFDLKTMKRIYWLRWNIETSFKELKYALGAINFHSKKDKFILQELYAHLIMFNATARVAAHIPVEYSEKGYTYAVDFKMVVYIFRKYFRPFSKDPPEDMYADMKQYRHMLKDGKHNIRLLKPKSAVYFTYRVA, encoded by the coding sequence ATGGGTGTTGATAACACTAAGCCGGATATCAGAGAACTGTTAAACATCGTCATCTCTGATGTCTCAGGGCGCATAACTGAATATTGCGAGCATCCTGGCAGGGATTTTACAAGAACACGTAAGCTTCCTGCTGATATTCTCATGCATTTGATGCTGAATATGGCAGGCAATTCCTTAAATAAGGAAATATATGACCATTTTCCTGATAAGAAACAGCGTATGTCAGCTTCAGCATATGAACAGCAGCGAGAAAAACTTAAGCCTGATGCGTTTAAAGCCATGCTTAGTGTTTTAAACAACAGTTTCACAGATGCAAAAACTATGAACGGCCTGCGTGTTTATGGTATCGACGGTTCGGATTTCTGCACACCGCTTAATAAAGACAGTAAATGGTATATCCCCAATCATTATATTCGCAAAGACGGGCAAGAAGCCAAAGGCACATGCCTTCTGCACGGAAATTTCTTATACGACCTGCTTAACAAACAGTATATGGATGTCAATGAAACTCGCGATGAGCGTGAAGGCGCTGTTGGTCTTATTGACGGAATATCTGACACTGGTCATTCTCTTGTTATTATGGACAGAGGGTATTCTGGCTTTAACATGATTGAGCATTGCAACAGATATGGCGGTTATTACGTCATCAGACATCCTCTTACCAATACCATCAAAGAAATCAGTGAGCTTCCAGATGAATCCTGTGACAAATATATAGAAGTCAAAGTCTCTACAAACAGTCAGCAGTGGTGTGATATCTACGGATATCGTAAGCTTGGTGTCCGTAAGAATAAGAAAATTTCTAAGCTGTATTCGGATAATACTAAGGCTACGCAGTGGGACTTTGAGGTAAAATGCATTGTTAAGTTCCGTGTAGTCAAATTCAAAATAAACGATCCTGATACCGGTAAACAGGTTTGGGAAGTTCTTGTTACGAATCTGCCACGGGATAAATTTGACTTAAAAACCATGAAACGCATCTACTGGCTCAGATGGAATATCGAGACTTCGTTCAAGGAGCTGAAATATGCACTCGGAGCTATAAACTTCCACAGCAAGAAGGACAAGTTTATCCTTCAGGAGCTGTATGCGCACCTCATTATGTTTAATGCGACAGCGCGTGTGGCAGCGCACATTCCTGTCGAGTATTCCGAAAAAGGATATACCTATGCTGTAGATTTTAAGATGGTAGTCTATATATTTCGCAAGTATTTCAGGCCATTCAGCAAAGATCCACCTGAAGATATGTACGCTGACATGAAACAATATCGACACATGTTAAAGGACGGCAAACATAATATCAGGTTACTAAAACCAAAGTCAGCGGTTTATTTCACATATAGAGTTGCTTAA
- a CDS encoding CHC2 zinc finger domain-containing protein has product MEYAEWKEEIKEVPIEDCCEMLGIEYRRQGSLLSILCPNPAHNDQHYGSCFIKNGRYTCYACGDHGDNIKLVQNVKMMSYQEATHMIARYANIPSWDDISYQQDEKEPLPLTDKQLKLLGLSSRVTIQHINGLEDVRPENGSWIRDLEGYATYIPETVNLVDLYREDKDLFNEMVIGKLFYRLIDLLTYYLTETFSSVKEQEATEMEIEGLIPLAYRYQKVCKKYGYDLGFVKEYKKKTITRIQTRSLSKFKFAV; this is encoded by the coding sequence ATGGAATACGCAGAATGGAAGGAGGAGATCAAGGAAGTCCCTATCGAGGACTGCTGTGAAATGCTAGGAATTGAATACAGACGCCAGGGGTCTCTCCTTAGCATCCTGTGTCCAAATCCGGCGCATAATGATCAGCATTATGGTAGTTGTTTCATTAAAAATGGAAGATACACCTGTTATGCATGCGGTGACCACGGAGATAATATCAAACTGGTACAGAACGTAAAGATGATGTCCTATCAGGAAGCAACGCATATGATCGCAAGATATGCAAACATCCCTTCATGGGATGATATTTCGTACCAGCAGGATGAGAAAGAGCCGCTGCCATTAACAGATAAGCAGCTTAAGCTTTTGGGACTTTCATCTCGAGTAACAATCCAGCATATAAATGGGCTGGAAGACGTAAGACCTGAAAATGGTTCTTGGATTAGGGATCTGGAAGGATACGCCACGTATATCCCCGAAACAGTAAACCTCGTTGACCTTTATAGAGAAGATAAAGATTTGTTTAATGAGATGGTTATTGGCAAACTGTTTTACAGGCTGATTGACCTTCTTACATATTATCTTACAGAAACATTTTCATCTGTTAAGGAACAGGAAGCTACTGAAATGGAGATTGAGGGACTTATCCCACTTGCATACAGATATCAGAAGGTTTGCAAGAAATATGGATATGACCTTGGATTTGTTAAGGAATACAAGAAAAAGACCATAACAAGGATCCAAACAAGATCACTTTCAAAGTTCAAATTTGCTGTATAA
- a CDS encoding CAP domain-containing protein: MKGRRGRIIAFLLIAVIVGAVLRSITAAAGEIKELDEAALYKTEMAKEENEKEYARGDDILVNTEELVDDSFASNEDGANEDYTQDASEATYFSLGEDKSEAKSEYMDNTPGDTTGSDNNCMEVLKLINDKRAEQGMPALSWSDALTSAASVRAKEASESWSHTRPDGTEFWTVDPDVQYAENLAKQYFNAESVFNAWMESPTHRDNIMNAEYQTIGMAIYYTEDDMIFWAQEFGY, translated from the coding sequence ATGAAAGGCAGGCGTGGTCGTATTATAGCCTTTCTGTTAATCGCCGTTATCGTTGGTGCGGTATTAAGAAGTATAACTGCTGCCGCAGGCGAAATAAAAGAGCTAGATGAAGCAGCTTTATATAAAACAGAAATGGCCAAAGAGGAGAATGAAAAAGAGTACGCACGCGGGGATGACATATTAGTAAATACAGAAGAACTTGTTGATGACAGTTTTGCCTCAAATGAAGATGGTGCAAATGAAGATTATACGCAGGATGCATCAGAAGCAACATATTTCTCGCTAGGAGAAGATAAGAGCGAAGCTAAAAGTGAATACATGGATAATACACCCGGGGATACAACCGGATCTGACAATAACTGTATGGAAGTCTTAAAGCTTATAAATGATAAGAGAGCTGAGCAGGGAATGCCCGCATTATCATGGAGCGATGCCCTTACATCTGCTGCCAGCGTAAGAGCAAAGGAAGCTTCAGAGAGCTGGTCGCACACAAGACCTGATGGTACTGAATTTTGGACAGTAGATCCGGATGTTCAGTATGCAGAAAATCTTGCAAAACAGTATTTCAATGCAGAGTCCGTATTTAATGCATGGATGGAATCGCCAACGCATAGGGATAATATCATGAATGCTGAATACCAGACCATAGGAATGGCGATCTACTATACAGAAGATGACATGATCTTCTGGGCACAGGAATTTGGTTACTGA
- a CDS encoding RNA-guided endonuclease InsQ/TnpB family protein, translating into MYLTVKQQVKHLSKDDYKSVRELCHAAKNLTNEAIYNVRQYYFTEGEFLKYEKNYTLLKTSPNYRTLNSNMAQQILKEVDGSFKSFFGLLKLAKQGKYSFKDCKLPHYLPKDGFTTLVIGFVRHNGNRLILPFSNSFKKTHKAVEITIPPMLIDKKIKEIRVIPKAKARFFEIQYTYEVECTQRNLNKNNSLALDLGINNLVTAVSNTGRSFIIDGKRLKSINQWFNKENARLQSIKDKQHFGKEATNRQKAIVRDRNNKVNDYMNKAARKVIDYCISNDIGTLVVGYNETFQRDSNIGKRNNQTFVNIPYGKLRDKLEYLCELNGITFIKQEESYTSKASFWDKDVIPVYNNDNPKEYMFSGKRIYRGQYRTSSGKTLNADVNGALNILRKSSVVSLEALYSRGEVDTPVRIRIA; encoded by the coding sequence ATGTATCTTACTGTAAAACAGCAGGTCAAGCATCTGTCAAAGGACGATTACAAGTCTGTCAGGGAACTTTGCCACGCAGCCAAAAACCTTACTAATGAGGCTATCTATAACGTCCGTCAGTATTACTTTACTGAAGGCGAGTTCCTTAAATATGAGAAGAACTACACCCTTCTTAAAACAAGCCCCAACTACAGGACACTGAACTCCAACATGGCACAACAGATACTCAAGGAAGTAGATGGCAGCTTCAAGTCGTTCTTTGGATTGTTAAAGCTGGCAAAGCAGGGCAAGTATTCTTTCAAAGACTGCAAACTGCCACATTATCTTCCCAAGGACGGCTTTACCACACTTGTCATAGGATTCGTAAGACATAACGGCAACAGGCTGATACTCCCATTCTCTAACAGCTTTAAGAAAACACATAAGGCTGTTGAGATAACCATACCTCCCATGCTTATTGATAAAAAGATCAAAGAGATACGCGTCATCCCCAAAGCAAAGGCAAGGTTCTTTGAGATCCAGTACACTTATGAAGTTGAATGCACTCAAAGGAATTTAAACAAAAACAATTCACTTGCACTAGACCTTGGGATAAACAATCTCGTGACCGCAGTATCAAACACGGGAAGGTCTTTCATCATTGACGGGAAAAGGCTTAAATCCATCAACCAGTGGTTCAACAAAGAAAACGCACGTCTCCAGTCCATCAAGGATAAACAGCATTTTGGCAAAGAGGCCACAAACCGCCAGAAAGCCATTGTCCGTGACCGTAACAACAAAGTAAATGACTACATGAACAAAGCTGCACGTAAAGTCATAGATTATTGTATCTCTAATGACATCGGCACACTTGTCGTTGGATACAACGAAACATTTCAGCGCGACAGCAACATCGGTAAAAGAAATAATCAGACCTTTGTAAACATCCCGTACGGAAAGCTTCGTGACAAGCTTGAATATCTTTGCGAACTGAATGGCATAACTTTCATAAAACAGGAAGAGTCATATACTTCTAAAGCATCATTCTGGGATAAGGATGTGATCCCTGTCTATAATAATGACAATCCGAAGGAGTATATGTTCAGCGGCAAACGTATCTACAGAGGACAGTACAGAACATCATCCGGTAAAACTCTGAATGCTGATGTAAATGGAGCACTTAATATTCTGCGTAAAAGTAGCGTTGTGAGCCTTGAGGCTCTATACAGTAGAGGCGAAGTGGACACGCCTGTAAGAATAAGGATTGCGTAA